The Rhodothermus marinus DSM 4252 genome window below encodes:
- the avs2 gene encoding AVAST type 2 anti-phage system protein Avs2, with translation MKMLNIDFKNIRQLNGSQNYAFEELCAQLARAEIPSDAKFYRKAPPDAGIECYAALPNGDLWGWQAKYLHTLGHSQWRQIDKSVRTALEKHPRLVRYYICAPLDRTHAQLEKWENRVEEWQNLASDKGMTVDFIWWGRHELLALLERPEHAGKVRFFFNVERFDIEWFKARLDEAINSAGPRYTPKIHVELPIVHEFDALGRTQRFFDSIKSQIPELRREIQHIDYIISHLSDKTWDDIAPSILQVTRSIQPILAALSNTSPDPAGPLPLGQLAEQASQLAIKADNIANTLGNYKKDFEPRREKSGESRDKTVYHENPVRNLRDNFWGLRNRLQELEGFLKHADQVANASLLILTGDAGTGKTHLLCDVAKKRLEEGRPTVLLMGQRFTSTDEPWTQALQQLDLRDLQAEEFIGALEAAAQAAGCRALLIIDALNEGMGRHLWPNHLAAFLTRLERSPWIGVVLSVRSSYEEVVIPEEIRKRAVRIIHVGFAEHEYDAVRTFFTHFGLELPSAPILIPEFSNPLFLKMLCSGLQEKGKRRMPRGFHGITKLYELFLDAANSRLARELDFDPGDRLVHKALDKLSETLAQQEQRFLPRENAKVLINSLLPGRDFSRSLFRGLIVEGLLIEEMLEINGQREDVVLIAYERLADHLIVKHLLDKYLDAEAPARAFQKGGPLGFLQDPSRHVPLGLLEALCIQVSERTGKEILELAPSLKGQGWPVGHAFRQSLIWRDKGAFSDTTQKILRELIKTEDELHETLDVLLTIAILPEHPLNAAFLDKVLRKYSMPDRDTWWSTYLHYAYSSDYPAAVHSLLDWVLAIKPNQALEDDVIDLCSTTLAWMLTTSNRFLRDRATKALVNLLTGRLDAAVRLVERFANVDDPYVSERIYAVAYGIAMRSHDADKVGELAQCVYDKVFANGKPPAHILLRDYARGVVERALHLGAKVNIDETKIRPPYQSDWPHIPTEEEIKPYLPDWSRGSYDSGDLEWARNRIARSVLEDDFARYVIGTNSGRINWLSLRLDEPVWQSPDERLSALVAEFSEEEKKVWQAFEAADHALGEASLLFSTIIQKFKNGERADTHDLANLSDEGGPETFPPHIQELQRQREAALNELRTALTKSHLQRLKEFLSAKERGEAPPHFDLQLIQRYVLKRVFDLGWTIERFGYFDCFAIGYHGHAAGKAERIGKKYQWIAYHEIMAYIADHFQYHNLAGDRLYKGPWQERLRDIDPSCTLSKKPGGTSLDGHSPAWWCSVEYNNWEGTEDYCEWAKRHDDLPRVEDLFVVTCPKDGSRWVNLQGFFLWQQKTSPDQDFGESEQRELWYMCTGYFLRKEDAEAFINWAKNVDFWGRWMPEPPKIYEMFVGEYAWAPAFRYFQQPYYGDTGWSHPREDCPVKLRVASFNYVAESGGFDCSIDESYTIRLPAVDLVDGLRLRWTGDGGDFVDTSGQLVVFDPTVHEAGPDALLVRFNELVRFLEQKELTLCWVVIGEKRVVGPGFPPDYYASLRMSGAYRLCQESSKGFLKRSLEVSDAMS, from the coding sequence ATGAAAATGCTGAACATTGACTTTAAAAATATTCGCCAACTGAATGGCTCCCAGAACTACGCTTTCGAGGAACTTTGTGCCCAGCTTGCAAGGGCAGAAATCCCCTCGGACGCGAAGTTTTATAGGAAGGCACCTCCAGATGCGGGGATAGAGTGCTACGCAGCTCTTCCAAACGGTGACCTATGGGGCTGGCAAGCTAAATACTTACATACATTGGGACACTCGCAATGGCGTCAGATTGATAAATCGGTAAGAACTGCCCTTGAAAAGCATCCAAGACTCGTTCGCTACTACATCTGCGCTCCGCTTGACCGTACACATGCTCAACTCGAAAAGTGGGAGAATCGTGTAGAGGAATGGCAGAATCTGGCTTCTGATAAAGGAATGACGGTAGATTTTATCTGGTGGGGGAGGCATGAACTCTTAGCCTTGTTAGAGCGGCCGGAACATGCGGGCAAAGTTAGATTTTTCTTCAACGTAGAGCGTTTCGATATAGAATGGTTTAAAGCCCGACTGGACGAAGCAATAAACTCAGCAGGCCCACGATACACCCCTAAGATTCACGTCGAGCTTCCCATCGTTCACGAGTTTGACGCTCTTGGACGAACGCAACGGTTTTTCGACAGCATTAAAAGCCAAATACCAGAGCTTCGTAGGGAGATACAGCACATAGACTACATAATCTCCCACCTTTCTGATAAGACCTGGGATGACATTGCTCCTTCAATATTGCAGGTAACACGAAGCATCCAGCCAATCCTCGCAGCTCTTAGCAACACCTCTCCCGATCCGGCCGGACCTCTACCACTTGGCCAGCTCGCAGAACAGGCCTCTCAGTTAGCCATCAAGGCAGATAACATTGCAAATACACTTGGGAACTACAAGAAAGATTTTGAGCCTCGAAGAGAAAAATCAGGCGAAAGCAGAGACAAAACTGTTTACCACGAAAATCCTGTCAGAAACCTGAGAGACAACTTTTGGGGCTTAAGAAATAGACTTCAGGAGTTAGAGGGATTTCTTAAGCACGCTGACCAGGTAGCGAATGCCTCTCTACTGATCCTTACCGGTGATGCGGGCACTGGAAAAACTCACCTGCTCTGCGATGTTGCGAAGAAACGGCTTGAGGAGGGCAGACCCACTGTGCTCCTGATGGGGCAGCGATTTACCAGTACAGATGAACCCTGGACACAGGCTCTCCAGCAATTAGATCTTCGCGACCTACAGGCAGAGGAGTTCATTGGTGCCTTAGAAGCGGCGGCGCAGGCAGCGGGATGCCGTGCATTACTCATTATTGACGCCTTGAACGAGGGAATGGGGCGCCACCTCTGGCCAAATCATCTGGCTGCTTTCCTGACACGCCTTGAGCGCTCGCCCTGGATCGGGGTTGTCCTTTCCGTGCGTTCGTCTTACGAAGAGGTCGTCATCCCTGAGGAAATTCGGAAAAGGGCGGTTCGGATCATTCACGTTGGATTTGCAGAACATGAATATGATGCCGTTAGGACTTTCTTCACTCATTTTGGTCTTGAGCTCCCATCAGCACCCATCTTGATCCCTGAGTTTAGCAATCCTCTATTCTTGAAGATGCTGTGCAGTGGACTACAAGAAAAAGGAAAGCGTCGTATGCCGCGGGGATTCCATGGTATCACGAAGTTGTACGAATTATTCCTGGATGCGGCTAACAGTCGATTGGCACGAGAACTTGATTTTGATCCAGGAGACAGGCTCGTGCACAAGGCTTTGGACAAATTATCAGAAACACTTGCTCAGCAGGAGCAACGATTTTTGCCGAGAGAGAATGCTAAAGTTCTCATAAACTCCCTGCTTCCCGGTCGTGATTTCAGCCGCTCACTGTTTCGTGGTTTGATCGTCGAAGGACTTTTGATCGAAGAGATGTTGGAAATCAACGGTCAGCGCGAAGACGTTGTCTTGATAGCGTATGAGCGCCTCGCTGACCACCTTATCGTGAAACATCTCCTCGACAAGTATCTAGATGCTGAAGCTCCCGCAAGGGCGTTCCAAAAGGGTGGACCACTTGGCTTTCTCCAGGATCCCTCTCGTCATGTGCCTCTTGGACTTCTTGAAGCGCTTTGTATTCAAGTTTCTGAACGCACAGGGAAAGAAATCTTGGAACTTGCTCCATCGCTCAAGGGACAAGGGTGGCCTGTTGGACATGCATTTCGGCAAAGTCTGATCTGGCGTGACAAGGGGGCATTTTCAGATACTACGCAAAAAATCCTGCGAGAGCTAATCAAAACCGAAGACGAGCTGCACGAGACTCTTGACGTACTCCTGACGATCGCCATTTTGCCTGAGCATCCACTTAACGCGGCTTTCCTCGACAAAGTCCTCCGCAAGTACTCAATGCCCGACCGGGATACCTGGTGGAGCACCTACCTCCATTACGCCTATTCAAGCGACTATCCTGCAGCGGTTCACAGTCTTCTCGATTGGGTATTAGCCATCAAGCCGAATCAGGCGCTCGAAGATGATGTCATTGACCTCTGTTCAACGACACTGGCGTGGATGTTGACAACATCGAATCGTTTCTTGCGTGACCGAGCGACTAAGGCTCTGGTGAACTTGTTGACGGGTCGGCTTGATGCTGCTGTGAGACTTGTCGAGCGGTTCGCGAACGTTGACGATCCTTATGTTAGCGAGCGAATTTATGCGGTCGCCTATGGAATAGCTATGCGAAGTCACGATGCAGACAAGGTTGGAGAGCTGGCACAGTGCGTTTACGATAAAGTGTTTGCAAATGGTAAACCTCCCGCTCACATCCTCCTGCGCGATTACGCCCGAGGTGTCGTTGAGCGCGCTCTGCATCTGGGTGCAAAGGTTAACATTGACGAGACAAAAATCCGGCCTCCGTATCAGAGTGACTGGCCTCACATTCCCACAGAAGAAGAAATCAAGCCGTATCTACCGGATTGGTCTCGTGGCTCCTATGATAGTGGAGATCTTGAATGGGCACGCAACCGAATTGCCCGTTCTGTTTTAGAAGATGACTTTGCCCGGTATGTTATCGGGACAAACTCGGGCCGCATAAACTGGCTTTCGCTCAGACTTGATGAACCTGTCTGGCAATCTCCGGATGAGCGTTTGTCTGCCCTTGTTGCTGAATTTTCTGAAGAGGAAAAGAAGGTTTGGCAAGCTTTTGAAGCCGCAGACCATGCTCTCGGAGAAGCCAGCTTACTATTCAGCACCATCATCCAGAAGTTCAAGAATGGAGAAAGGGCCGATACCCATGACCTTGCAAATCTATCTGATGAAGGGGGGCCAGAAACCTTTCCCCCACATATTCAGGAGTTGCAGCGCCAACGAGAGGCTGCCTTGAATGAATTGAGGACAGCTCTCACAAAAAGCCATTTACAACGACTCAAGGAATTTCTTTCAGCAAAGGAAAGAGGGGAAGCCCCACCCCACTTTGATTTACAGTTGATTCAGCGTTATGTGCTTAAGCGTGTGTTCGACCTCGGGTGGACAATTGAGCGCTTTGGATATTTTGACTGCTTTGCGATTGGCTATCATGGTCATGCAGCAGGGAAAGCAGAGCGTATCGGCAAGAAGTATCAGTGGATCGCGTATCACGAGATCATGGCCTACATCGCTGACCACTTCCAGTATCACAATCTTGCAGGCGATCGTTTGTACAAAGGGCCCTGGCAAGAAAGGCTGCGTGACATTGATCCATCCTGCACGCTCAGTAAAAAGCCCGGTGGAACTTCTTTAGATGGGCATTCACCGGCTTGGTGGTGTTCGGTCGAATATAACAATTGGGAAGGAACAGAAGATTATTGTGAATGGGCCAAAAGACATGATGATTTGCCACGAGTAGAAGATCTTTTCGTCGTAACGTGTCCCAAGGATGGTTCACGATGGGTGAATCTACAGGGATTTTTCCTTTGGCAACAGAAGACCTCACCAGACCAAGACTTTGGCGAATCCGAGCAGCGAGAACTGTGGTATATGTGCACAGGTTACTTTCTTCGGAAGGAGGATGCCGAAGCATTTATAAACTGGGCTAAAAACGTAGACTTCTGGGGACGATGGATGCCAGAGCCTCCTAAAATCTATGAAATGTTTGTCGGTGAATACGCATGGGCACCGGCATTCCGTTATTTTCAGCAGCCGTACTATGGTGATACCGGATGGTCACACCCTCGTGAAGATTGTCCGGTAAAGCTGAGGGTGGCATCGTTTAACTACGTGGCTGAATCTGGTGGTTTTGATTGCTCCATTGACGAGAGCTATACAATCCGACTACCAGCGGTTGACCTTGTGGATGGACTGAGGCTCCGGTGGACTGGAGACGGGGGAGACTTTGTCGACACATCGGGACAACTCGTAGTATTTGACCCCACTGTTCATGAAGCAGGCCCTGATGCCCTTCTAGTGCGGTTCAATGAACTAGTGCGTTTCTTAGAGCAAAAAGAGCTTACTTTATGCTGGGTCGTGATCGGGGAGAAAAGAGTTGTTGGTCCGGGGTTTCCTCCGGATTATTATGCGTCATTGCGAATGTCTGGCGCCTATAGGCTCTGCCAAGAGAGCTCTAAGGGGTTTCTTAAACGCTCCTTGGAAGTAAGTGATGCTATGTCTTAA